One Glandiceps talaboti chromosome 2, keGlaTala1.1, whole genome shotgun sequence genomic region harbors:
- the LOC144453693 gene encoding alpha-tocopherol transfer protein-like, producing MLANNNNKPYVCTLSAELQAKAEKELNENPSTRRDSIQALRSLTNTRPDIRFRRDDAFLLRFLRAKKFDLKKAFHQLCRYYEVRRDYRQVFDDLRPSQLKHVWEGGMDACLPGRDSEGRRVLVFRPGKWNPDKCPSVDSLRAAVITTERVLEEEETQINGVVIMGDFAEYSMKQAVHIGPTFARMNTSILQNAMPMRIKGFHFINTPAIFQAGMALWRPLMSEKMRQRMHVHGDDFGTLHTQMPSSMLPTDFGGNQASFDTRAVEWMEELLEWENECIYNNDEFGPVKKETALGTAAGGADPNMGLVGSFKKLDV from the exons ATGCtagcaaacaacaacaacaaaccgtATGTTTGCACTCTGAGTGCAGAGTTGCAGGCCAAAGCCGAGAAAGAATTGAACGAAAACCCCTCAACACGTCGTGACAGCATCCAGGCGCTCCGTTCATTGACGAATACTAGGCCAGATATAAGATTTAGAAGAGATGATGCCTTTTTATTACGGTTTCTTAGAGCAAAGAAATTTGACTTGAAGAAAGCATTTCATCAGCTGTGTCGTTACTATGAAGTGAGACGGGACTATCGCCAGGTGTTCGATGATCTACGTCCGTCACAATTGAAACACGTATGGGAAGGTGGTATGGATGCTTGTCTACCAGGCCGAGACAGCGAGGGGAGACGAGTTTTGGTATTCAGGCCAG GGAAATGGAACCCGGATAAATGCCCGTCCGTAGATTCGCTGCGTGCAGCTGTTATCACCACGGAGCGTGTATTGGAGGAAGAAGAAACACAAATCAACGGTGTTGTAATCATGGGTGATTTCGCTGAGTACAGTATGAAACAAGCAGTACATATTGGCCCAACGTTTGCCCGTATGAATACATCAATTCTACAG AATGCCATGCCGATGCGAATCAAGGGGTTTCATTTTATTAACACACCTGCCATATTTCAAGCGGGCATGGCACTTTGGAGACCACTGATGAGTGAAAAGATGAGACAGAGG atGCACGTTCATGGGGACGATTTTGGAACACTTCACACGCAGATGCCATCGTCAATGTTACCCACTGACTTTGGGGGAAATCAAGCCTCTTTCGATACCAGAGCCGTAGAGTGGATGGAAGAACTACTGGAGTGGGAaaatgaatgtatttacaacaatgACGAGTTTGGACCAGTCAAAAAAGAGACTGCACTTGGTACTGCAGCAGGTGGTGCAGATCCAAACATGGGTCTTGTCGGTAGCTTCAAAAAATTGGACGTCTAG
- the LOC144451082 gene encoding equilibrative nucleoside transporter 1-like, with protein MVVKRPANGHVPNGYVKADDMEMETRMAPLSEFVELEDIEFDIDSVLSPPRTPTETEPLTTRIPNGSLPNGNGHIPNGNTNGSIRKLPEKDDEKYITENSILIKVPESDTQSNLAPIDKWKLVYWIFALHGLGTLMPWNMFITAEAYFTEHKFGNVSDSAEYKDKFLSYLGIAGFVPTLVFMTITLFIQHRTLTKSRIGYSIIVMVVLFVLTVALAIVDSSSWPGIFYVVTMGTIVVFNGASAVYQSSLFGLAGRLPVKYTQGVLAGQGLGGTFVSLLSVISIASTSNLRSAAIGYFSCALVVLIICFCTFVVMNKLPYVKYYLHATHEDDLEDETKADKPITRPPYLKIFWKIKWQLFNVWMVFFVTLAVFPAVLVQIEPSGDDISEFEVNYFTPLTCFLLFNLCDFIGSIFPVWIRWPPSKYLWIATTSRLIFFPIFLFCKYRTYDRTLPVLIDNDAVYIVLVMLFSVSGGYLKSLPMMAAPKLVKPEYAATAGSMMALMLVIGIFTGLNFSLLFPVLVNF; from the exons ATGGTTGTGAAAAGGCCAGCGAACGGACACGTACCAAACGGCTACGTGAAGGCAGACGATATGGAAATGGAGACGAGAATGGCACCGCTTTCAGAATTCGTTGAACTTGAAGATATCGAGTTCGATATTGACAGTGTCCTGTCACCACCTCGTACACCCACAGAAACCGAACCTTTGACGACACGCATTCCAAATGGATCATTGCCCAATGGTAATGGACACATTCCAAACGGTAATACAAATGGAAGCATTCGAAAACTGCCAGAGAAAgatgatgaaaaatatattacagaAAACAGTATATTGATAAAAGTACCGGAAAGTGATACCCAGTCTAATTTAGCTCCGATAGataa ATGGAAGCTTGTTTATTGGATATTTGCTCTACATGGCTTAGGTACATTAATGCCATGGAATATGTTTATAACTGCAGAGGCT TATTTTACAGAACACAAGTTTGGTAATGTTAGTGACAGTGCTGAATACAAGGACAAATTCCTCAGTTATCTGGGTATAGCTGGTTTTGTACCCACCCTAGTTTTTATGACCATCACTCTTTTTATACAACACAG GACACTGACCAAATCCAGAATAGGCTACAGCATCATTGTCATGgttgtattgtttgtattgaCTGTTGCTTTGGCAATAGTAGATTCTTCATCAT GGCCTGGCATCTTTTATGTGGTAACCATGGGAACGATAGTCGTATTCAATG gtgCTTCAGCTGTCTATCAGTCAAGCTTGTTTGGTTTAGCTGGCAGACTGCCTGTTAAGTATACCCAAGGAGTACTTGCTGGTCAG GGACTGGGAGGAACTTTTGTCTCACTGCTTTCTGTCATATCTATTGCCT CCACTTCCAATCTAAGATCAGCTGCTATTGGTTATTTTAGCTGTGCCTTGGTAGTTCTCATCATTTGCTTCTGCACTTTCGTGGTTATGAATAAGCTG CCCTACGTCAAGTATTATTTACATGCAACTCATGAAGATGACCTAGAAGACGAGACCAAAGCAGATAAACCCATAACTCGACCACCTTATCTTAAAATCTTCTGGAAG ATCAAATGGCAGCTGTTCAATGTATGGATGGTATTCTTTGTAACATTGGCAGTCTTTCCAGCTGTGCTTGTGCAAATAGAGCCTAGTGGGGATGATATTTCAGAGTTTGAGG TTAACTACTTTACGCCACTGACCTGTTTCCTGCTGTTCAATCTGTGTGACTTCATTGGTAGTATTTTCCCAGTCTGGATCAGATgg CCTCCATCCAAGTACCTATGGATTGCAACAACCAGTCGTCTCATCTTCTTCCCCATCTTCCTCTTCTGTAAGTACAGGACATATGACAGAACACTGCCTGTCTTGATAGACAATGATGCAGTCTACATCGTCCTGGTAATGTTGTTCAGTGTCTCAGGAGGATATCTCAAAAGTTTACCTATGATGGCTGCTCCAAA GTTGGTTAAACCAGAGTATGCTGCAACTGCAGGTTCTATGATGGCTCTGATGCTCGTTATTGGTATCTTCACAGGACTTAACTTCTCCCTTTTATTCCCAGTTCTTGTGAACTTCTAA